In Daucus carota subsp. sativus chromosome 4, DH1 v3.0, whole genome shotgun sequence, one DNA window encodes the following:
- the LOC108217470 gene encoding terpene synthase 10 — MALIISTVSLGMSSSATRFMVKPAASLTLLQPPSTKAIHTTSTCCTSNDAALVSRGDACVDDKSIVRRSGNYPPPIWDDDFVQSLASDFKGEICNKYAGDLKERVRMLLNKEDTDNLRKLELVDSVQRLGVGYHFKNEINRILEAVYNNEKWYGKDNLHATSLKFRLLRQHYFKVPQEAFSGFLNESGKFKISLTSDMKGMLYLYEASHHSKTNEKILDEAQLFTTKYMTDYINNKNSKDEELSKLVSRALELPLHWAESRMEARWYIDYFETSMLADDIKDSDLLRFAKLDYNMLQATYQDELKEMSRWWKGIGWAEKLSFARASLIECFYWSLGSNFEPQFQYARSVITAVNAFVTTIDDIYDVYGTLEELELLTKLTKSWDAAELDQLPDFMKICFTDLYNKINEVANVFQREHGVSILPYFQKVWTDLFDAYLVEAKWYHSGYKPSLSEYLDKAWVSISVPVVLTHMYFLKPNSVKEEDLLCLMTCPNVLRHSATILRLADDMATSTHEMERGDNPKSIQCYMNDKGVSADEAREHIKYLITETWKKLNEECAESPMSKPFIENCLNLEKIASCVYLYGDGHGVPGSRDKERLLFLFVHPIPLEL; from the exons ATGGCCCTAATTATTAGCACTGTGAGTCTTGGTATGAGTTCTTCTGCAACTCGTTTTATGGTGAAACCAGCTGCATCTCTTACACTTCTTCAGCCACCATCCACAAAGGCTATCCATACTACTAGTACCTGCTGCACTAGTAATGATGCTGCTTTGGTCAGTAGAGGCGATGCATGTGTTGATGACAAATCAATTGTTCGTCGATCGGGCAATTATCCTCCTCCCATCTGGGATGATGATTTCGTCCAATCTCTTGCCAGTGATTTCAAG GGAGAAATATGCAATAAATATGCAGGGGACTTGAAGGAACGTGTGAGGATGCTGCTCAACAAAGAAGATACAGACAACCTCAGGAAGCTTGAGTTAGTTGATTCAGTTCAGAGGCTTGGAGTGGGTTATCactttaaaaatgaaattaatagaATTCTGGAAGCCGTGTACAATAATGAGAAGTGGTACGGAAAAGATAATTTGCATGCCACATCTCTCAAATTCCGACTCTTAAGACAACATTATTTTAAAGTTCCTCAAG AGGCTTTCAGTGGATTTTTGAACGAATCAGGTAAGTTCAAGATCAGTCTCACCAGTGACATGAAGGGTATGCTATACTTGTACGAGGCATCACACCATTCAAAAACGAATGAAAAGATATTGGACGAGGCTCAACTTTTCACAACCAAATATATGACAGattacataaataataagaACAGTAAAGACGAGGAACTTAGTAAACTTGTTAGCCGTGCCTTAGAACTTCCACTGCATTGGGCGGAGTCAAGAATGGAAGCAAGGTGGTACATTGACTACTTTGAGACATCAATGCTAGCAGACGATATAAAAGATTCTGATTTGCTTCgttttgcaaaattggactataacaTGCTCCAGGCTACTTATCAAGATGAACTCAAAGAGATGTCAAG ATGGTGGAAGGGCATAGGGTGGGCGGAGAAATTAAGCTTTGCGAGGGCAAGTTTAATAGAGTGTTTCTACTGGAGCCTGGGTTCCAACTTTGAGCCTCAGTTTCAATATGCGAGGAGCGTGATTACTGCTGTTAATGCCTTCGTAACTACCATTGACGATATCTATGACGTATATGGTACTTTGGAGGAACTTGAATTGttaacaaaattaacaaaaag TTGGGATGCGGCAGAGCTGGACCAACTCCCAGATTTTATGAAGATCTGTTTTACGGATCTCTATAATAAGATCAATGAAGTAGCTAATGTTTTCCAACGTGAACATGGTGTCTCCATCCTTCCTTACTTCCAAAAAGTG TGGACTGATCTTTTTGACGCTTATTTGGTGGAGGCCAAGTGGTACCACAGCGGATATAAACCAAGTCTAAGTGAATACCTTGACAAAGCATGGGTCTCAATATCAGTCCCCGTAGTGTTAACTCATATGTACTTCCTGAAACCAAATTCGGTGAAGGAAGAAGACTTACTGTGCTTAATGACTTGTCCAAACGTCCTTCGTCATTCAGCAACTATTTTGAGGCTTGCAGATGATATGGCAACTTCAACG CATGAAATGGAGAGAGGGGACAATCCAAAATCGATTCAATGCTACATGAATGACAAGGGTGTTTCGGCAGACGAAGCCAGAGAACACATTAAGTACTTGATAACGGAGACATGGAAGAAGTTAAATGAAGAGTGTGCAGAGTCTCCTATGTCCAAACCTTTTATTGAAAATTGCTTAAATCTGGAAAAGATAGCTTCATGTGTTTATTTATATGGAGATGGACATGGTGTCCCAGGTTCTCGTGACAAAGAGCGTCTGTTGTTTCTGTTTGTTCATCCTATTCCTCTTGAGTTATGA